The Arthrobacter sp. PM3 genome contains the following window.
GTCGGCGTAGACGCCCGCACGGAGCAGGACGGCATCGACGGTGGCTTGTTCGCCGAACCATATGTTGTCCACCCGGGCGTTGATGAAGATCTCCGGGCAGCGCCGCTTGACGGCGGCAACCTTGCCGGCAAAGGCTGATGGATCGACCAGGTGCCCGGCCGTGCTGTCCTCCAGGTTGATCCCGGCCACGCCCAGGTTGGCCAGTTCGGCCACATGTTCTGCAACTTCGTCTGGGTCATCGGAGTAGCCGTCCTCGATGTCCACCGTGAGGTGGACCGGCAGCCGGCGCAGCTGCGCCACCAGCGCGGCGGTTGCGGCCTGGCTGGACCGGCCGCCGTCGGGCAGTCCGGCGCTTGCTGCAATGCCGAAGCTGGTGGTGCCGACGGCCGGGAATCCCGCCGCCGCAAAAGCCAACGCGGATCCGACGTCCCACGCATTGGGCAGCAGGAGTGGCTCCCTGGTGTGGTGAAGTTCCCGAAAAGTGGCCATGCTCATCCCTTCGCGGCTTTGGCGGCCTTCTTGGCAGCCTGCTTGCTGGCACGCACCTTTCCCAGCGACTCCGGGTCCACAATGTCGGCCACGGAAAGGTACGCGCCGTCCTGGCCGTACGGGCCGGCAGCCTCCCGCCAGCCTTCAGCCTGGAGTCCGCACTGCTTGCCGAGGAGGGCCAGGAAAATCTTCGACTTCTGCTCGCCGAAGCCGGGCAACCCCTTTAGCCTGCGGAGCACTTCCCTGCCGTCCGGGGCATCCTGCGTCCAGATGGCCGTTGCGTCCCCATTCCACTCCCGCTGGATGGTCTCCGCCAAGGCTTGAACGCGTCCGGCCATGGAGCTGGGGTAGCGGTGGACCGCCGGGCTTTGCCTGAAAATTTCCACGAACCCGGCGGGATCGCAGCCAGCGATCGCGGCAGGGTCCATGGATCCCAGACGCGACCTGATCTTTTCCGGCCCCGAAAACGCCGACTCCATGGTCACCTGCTGGTCGAGCAACATGCCGGTGAGCAGCGCGAAGGCGTCATCGCTGAGCAGTTTGTCGGCGGCGGGGTCGCCGGTGATATGCAGTTCCATGCGCCCATCCTGCCACCTGCACCGGGCTCCGCGGGCGTAATCTACGACAGAAGGGTATCTTCCAATGCCAGGGAGCTCATCATGGACAACGAATTCGCCGACGTCGTGGATCATGACGTCACCACCATCACCTGCGTATGCGGCAATACCGTCGGCAACGAGGGATTGATACAGGCCAACTCCCAGGGCGTGCCCGTGCACCTGGGCCGGAGTTCTCCCGTGCCCGCGGGGCTGGCTCCGTGGCCCGAGGACGAGGATCTCTACACCCTGTGCCCCTCATGCGGCCGCGTCTACCATGACACGGTCATAGAAGAGACGGGGACCGCGCCTGTCGCCTTCCGTGTCGATGCCAGCGCCGGACCGATTGCAGAGGCGATC
Protein-coding sequences here:
- a CDS encoding isocitrate lyase/phosphoenolpyruvate mutase family protein → MATFRELHHTREPLLLPNAWDVGSALAFAAAGFPAVGTTSFGIAASAGLPDGGRSSQAATAALVAQLRRLPVHLTVDIEDGYSDDPDEVAEHVAELANLGVAGINLEDSTAGHLVDPSAFAGKVAAVKRRCPEIFINARVDNIWFGEQATVDAVLLRAGVYADAGADGIFVPGLVVPEDIRRITAGIGLPVNVLAHPSLTVAELGELGVRRVSSGSLPYRAAVDAAVNVATALRDGKQVPGATPYWEMQSRLVEFSQRTT
- a CDS encoding HhH-GPD-type base excision DNA repair protein, with translation MELHITGDPAADKLLSDDAFALLTGMLLDQQVTMESAFSGPEKIRSRLGSMDPAAIAGCDPAGFVEIFRQSPAVHRYPSSMAGRVQALAETIQREWNGDATAIWTQDAPDGREVLRRLKGLPGFGEQKSKIFLALLGKQCGLQAEGWREAAGPYGQDGAYLSVADIVDPESLGKVRASKQAAKKAAKAAKG